The genomic stretch CAAGCTGGAAGATGATCTCGATGTCCTGCTGTTCGACCGACGCCGCCACCGGGCAGAACTGACACCCGCAGGCCGTGCGCTGCTCGACGAGGGCCGCCACCTGCTGCAGGCTGCCGATGACCTCGCGCGCCGCGTCAAACGGCTGGCCACCGGATGGGAAGCCACGTTGACCATCGTAGTCGACGATCTCGTCCACTTCCGGGCACTGATGCCCGTTATCCAGGACTTCTACGCAGAGAACACGGCCACGCGCCTGCGCTTCTGCCGTGAGGTGCTGGCAGGCACGTGGGACGCACTACTCTCGGGCCGTGCGGACTTGCTGATCGGGCCAGCCCAGGTGATGCAGGTGCAGGGCATCCAGACGCGTACGGTGGGCAACATTCCGTTCGTATTTGCGGTGGCGGCACATCACCCGCTGGCGCAGTTGGAAGAGCCGTTGCCTGCAACCGCCATTACGCGACATCGCATCGTTGCCGTGGGCGATACGTCGCGCAATCTGCCCGCACGCACCATCGGCGTGATGGCCGGACAGGACACGCTGGTGGTGCCATCCATGGCCGACAAGGTGCAGGCGCAGATTCGTGGCCTGGGCTGTGGCTGGTTACCGGTCCCGTTGGCCCAACCGTATCTGGATTCTGGCGTGCTGATCGCCAAGGAAACCTCGGAAGACAAGCGCGCCGGCACGTTCCAGGTGGCCTGGCGCAACAACATGCGCGGCAAGGCACTGCAATGGTGGGTCGATAAGCTCGAAGACCCGCGCCTGGGGCAGGCCCTGATGATGCAGTAGGCGCCTCAGGCCGCCAAATCGCGCACAATAGCGCAATCGACCTCTGCGCCTGGAGCGTTGCGTTGTCCCAAGCCAATCTCGATTTTTCGGAACCCACCAAGTCGTCGCGCAGCCAATATCGCGGCCGCTTTGCGCCCTCACCCACCGGGCCGTTGCATATCGGCTCGCTGGTCACCGCACTGGCAAGCTGGTTGGATGCGCGCGTGCACGGCGGCACGTGGCTCGTGCGCATCGAAGACATCGATTTCCAGCGCAATGTGCCCGGCGCCGATCGCGACATCCTCGCTACGTTGGAAGCGCTCGGGCTCATTCCCGACGAAGCCCCGCAGTGGCAGAGCACGCACCTCCCGCGCTTTGAGCAGGCACTTGCGCAACTGCAGGCCGTCGGCAGCCTCTACCCGTGCGGCTGCACGCGCCGCGAAATCGCGGATTCCGTCACCAGCATCGACGCCAACGGGCACGTGCGTCACCAGACGCTCATTTATCCCGGCACATGCCGCAACGGGCTGCACGGCCGTCCGCCGCGCGCATGGCGCGTGCGTGTGCCCCATGCCGATGCCGCTACGCTCTGCTTCAACGACCGCTGGCAAGGCACGCAATGCCAGAACCTGGCTGAAGCTGTCGGCGATTTTGTTCTCAAGCGCGCCGACGGTATGTGGGCGTACCAGATTGCAGTCGTGGTGGACGATGCCACGCAAGGCATCACGGACGTCGTGCGCGGCGCCGACCTTCTCGACTCGACGCCACGCCAGATTTATCTGCAACAGTTGCTCGGTCTGCCCGCGTTGCGCTACCTGCACGTGCCGGTCGTGGTGAACCCCGATGGTGAGAAACTCAGCAAGCAGACCGGCGCGCGTGCCATCAACCGCAGCCAGCCGCTGGCCGCGCTCACCGAGGCGGCGCGGCACCTCGGGCTGGAGATTCATGCAGGGGATGTGGAAGGGTTCTACCGGGACGCCGTCCCGGCGTGGGCCAATCGCCTGGCGCAGCTGGCCTGACGCGATGGCCCCGGCGGCAAGAGCGCCGCCGCGCTCAGTCGACTGACTTAACGCTTGCGCGGCACGCCACCGAGCAGGGCCGCAATCGGCCGCTTGGCGCTGCGCGGGTGTCCGGCAGGCTGTGCCGGCTTGGCGGCCTCCGCCGATTCCGCCGGCACTGACGATTCGTACGGGCGATTGAAGAACGGATCGTCCGATGGACGGAACGCCGGACGCACGATCGTGTGATCAAGCACGCGGGTGCCGTTACGCTCATCGCGCTCACGGGCCCGGCGGACCTCGCCGCGGGCACGCTTTTCGTCGCGCTCGCGGCGCTCACGGTCACGCGCCTGTTCGCCGGTCGGATCGAAATCGGCCAGTTGTTCGCGTGGCAGGTTGCGCTTGATCAGCTTTTCGATATCGGCCAGCAGGCGCTCATCGCCCGGCGCGAACAGCGACAGTGCGTCACCGGAAGCACCGGCACGGCCCGTGCGGCCAATGCGGTGCACGTAGTCTTCTGCGTTGAACGGCAGGTCGAAGTTGATCACGCACGGCATCTGCGAGATGTCCAGACCGCGCGCTGCCACGTCGGTGGCGACCAGCACGTCGACGGTACCTTGCTTGAACGCTTCGAGCGTCTGCATGCGCTCGGTCTGCGTCTTGTCGCCGTGGATGGCGTTGGCGTTGATGCCTTCGCGCTCCAGCGCACGCGCCAGCCGCGAGCAGCCGATCTTGCTGTTGGAGAAGACGATGCACTGCCGCGGCAGACCTTGCTCGGCACGCTGCTTCAACAGGTGCACGAGCGCGGCCTGCTTGTGGTTGTCCGGCACGGTGTAGATGACTTGGCGGACGTTCTCTGCCGTGGCGTTGCTGCGTGCCACTTCAATGGTTTGCGGATGACGCAGATAGCTCGCAGCCAGCTTCTTGATCTCCGGCGAGAACGTGGCCGAGAACAGCAGCGTCTGGCGGTGTGCCGGCAGCAGGTTGATGATGCGCTGCAGGTCGGGCAGGAAGCCCATGTCGAGCATGCGGTCGGCTTCGTCCAGCACCAGCATGCGCACCTGCGACAGGTTCACGCTGCGCTGCTGCACGTGGTCGAGCAGGCGGCCCGGCGTGGCCACGAGGATTTCGACGCCGCGGCGCAGTTGCTCCGTCTGCGGGTTCATGTCGACGCCGCCGAACACGACAGCGCTGCGCAACGCCGTGTACTTCGCGTACTTGGCAACGTTGTCGTACACCTGGTCGGCCAGTTCGCGCGTGGGCGTGAGGATCAGCGCCCGCACCGGGTGGCGCGCCGGCGACGCGCTCGTATTGGCGTCCGGCAGCAGGTTATGGATGATCGGCAGCGAGAAACCGGCGGTCTTGCCGGTGCCGGTTTGTGCGGCGCCCATGACGTCGCGGCCGGCGGTCACCACCGGAATGGCGGCGGCCTGGATGGGCGTGGGCTTGGTGTAACCGCTTTCGGTCAGCGCGCGGAGGACGTCCGGATGCAGGCCGAAGCTGTCGAATGTCACCGATTCATTGGCCGGTGCTTCTGACGCTTCAGACATCGTTGCAGTATTCATAGGGGGAGATGCGGCATGCCGGTTGGCATGGCGGCGCGCCAAACCCAGGCGGAAAACCCGCGTGCGGCTCGCGCAAAGCGTTAAAAATCAAAAGTTTATCACGTGAGAACCGGCCCGGGACGGATGATCCGCCCTCGCGAGCCGAAGGCAGCGCCACAGCTGCCTTGACACGGATCAAGTGGGCCGGGCACGCGCTGCGCCACCATCCAGGCATTCCAACCTGCGCCCTGCCCTCTCCCATGGTCACAACGCTCTATGAATCGCCCGAGCATGTCTGCCTGATGTTCTCCGACCTCGTCGACGATCACGATGACCTGCCGGTGCAGACCAACCAGTTCCTCATCGTCGATCACGGCCACGGCGCGCTGATCGATCCGGGCGGCCAGATGACCTATAACGCGCTGTTTCTGGCGATGAACCGGTACTTTCCGCCCAAGCAGCTCGACTACGTACTGGCCTCGCATGCGGACCCCGACATCGTCGCTTCGGCGGGACGGTGGCTCACGAGTTCCAGTTGCGACATCCTGATTTCGCGCGTGTGGGAGCGGTTTCTCCCGCATTTCTGCAACGTCGGCAAGACTGAAGGCCGCATCGTGCCAATCGCGGATACGGGCATGGCGATTCCGCTGGGGGACTCGCATCTGCTGGCGGTGCCCGCGCATTTCCTCCATTCGGAAGGCAATTTCCAGTTTTACGATCCGGTGTCGCGCATCCTGTTCTCGGGCGATCTGGGGGCATCGATGGTGCATGCCAACGTGGCCGCCAAGCCCGTGGAAGATTTCGATACCCACCTGGCGCTGATGGCGCCCTTTCACCGCCGCTACATGAGCGGCAACCGGGTATGCCGGCTGTGGGCGCAGATGGTGCGGGGGCTCGATATTGAATGGATC from Ralstonia pickettii encodes the following:
- a CDS encoding LysR substrate-binding domain-containing protein yields the protein MALSLESLEVLDAIERKGSFAAAAHELGKVPSALTYVVRKLEDDLDVLLFDRRRHRAELTPAGRALLDEGRHLLQAADDLARRVKRLATGWEATLTIVVDDLVHFRALMPVIQDFYAENTATRLRFCREVLAGTWDALLSGRADLLIGPAQVMQVQGIQTRTVGNIPFVFAVAAHHPLAQLEEPLPATAITRHRIVAVGDTSRNLPARTIGVMAGQDTLVVPSMADKVQAQIRGLGCGWLPVPLAQPYLDSGVLIAKETSEDKRAGTFQVAWRNNMRGKALQWWVDKLEDPRLGQALMMQ
- the gluQRS gene encoding tRNA glutamyl-Q(34) synthetase GluQRS; its protein translation is MSQANLDFSEPTKSSRSQYRGRFAPSPTGPLHIGSLVTALASWLDARVHGGTWLVRIEDIDFQRNVPGADRDILATLEALGLIPDEAPQWQSTHLPRFEQALAQLQAVGSLYPCGCTRREIADSVTSIDANGHVRHQTLIYPGTCRNGLHGRPPRAWRVRVPHADAATLCFNDRWQGTQCQNLAEAVGDFVLKRADGMWAYQIAVVVDDATQGITDVVRGADLLDSTPRQIYLQQLLGLPALRYLHVPVVVNPDGEKLSKQTGARAINRSQPLAALTEAARHLGLEIHAGDVEGFYRDAVPAWANRLAQLA
- a CDS encoding DEAD/DEAH box helicase; translation: MSEASEAPANESVTFDSFGLHPDVLRALTESGYTKPTPIQAAAIPVVTAGRDVMGAAQTGTGKTAGFSLPIIHNLLPDANTSASPARHPVRALILTPTRELADQVYDNVAKYAKYTALRSAVVFGGVDMNPQTEQLRRGVEILVATPGRLLDHVQQRSVNLSQVRMLVLDEADRMLDMGFLPDLQRIINLLPAHRQTLLFSATFSPEIKKLAASYLRHPQTIEVARSNATAENVRQVIYTVPDNHKQAALVHLLKQRAEQGLPRQCIVFSNSKIGCSRLARALEREGINANAIHGDKTQTERMQTLEAFKQGTVDVLVATDVAARGLDISQMPCVINFDLPFNAEDYVHRIGRTGRAGASGDALSLFAPGDERLLADIEKLIKRNLPREQLADFDPTGEQARDRERRERDEKRARGEVRRARERDERNGTRVLDHTIVRPAFRPSDDPFFNRPYESSVPAESAEAAKPAQPAGHPRSAKRPIAALLGGVPRKR
- a CDS encoding MBL fold metallo-hydrolase, with the translated sequence MVTTLYESPEHVCLMFSDLVDDHDDLPVQTNQFLIVDHGHGALIDPGGQMTYNALFLAMNRYFPPKQLDYVLASHADPDIVASAGRWLTSSSCDILISRVWERFLPHFCNVGKTEGRIVPIADTGMAIPLGDSHLLAVPAHFLHSEGNFQFYDPVSRILFSGDLGASMVHANVAAKPVEDFDTHLALMAPFHRRYMSGNRVCRLWAQMVRGLDIEWIVPQHGQAFRGKAMVKRFIDWVETLDCGIDLMTPEIFRLPALPKAPAGAALKTRV